A window of Mucilaginibacter paludis DSM 18603 contains these coding sequences:
- a CDS encoding HAD-IA family hydrolase — MEHQIKMVVFDMAGTTVSENNLVYKTLNKAINEAGFNIGLTEVLALGAGKEKKQAIRAVLATQASVADEALIDQIYDNFFTQLTNAYAVEEILPQPHAAELFAALKKMDVLTILNTGYDRVTAQTIIDKLNWRTGIDFDALITASDVAQNRPYPDMIQLAMKQFNILNGNRVIKVGDSAIDIEEGKNAGCYYSIGITTGAQTVEQLQAAKPDAIIDDLMEILSLINRSK, encoded by the coding sequence ATGGAACATCAAATAAAGATGGTTGTATTCGATATGGCCGGAACTACGGTAAGCGAAAACAACCTGGTTTACAAAACACTCAACAAGGCAATTAACGAAGCCGGTTTTAATATTGGTTTAACTGAAGTTTTGGCCCTGGGAGCCGGTAAAGAGAAAAAGCAGGCCATAAGGGCTGTACTTGCAACTCAAGCCAGCGTGGCTGATGAAGCCTTAATTGATCAGATCTATGATAATTTTTTTACCCAGCTCACCAATGCATACGCGGTAGAAGAGATTTTACCACAACCCCATGCAGCCGAGCTATTTGCTGCTTTAAAAAAAATGGATGTACTTACCATTTTGAATACCGGCTATGACAGGGTTACCGCGCAAACAATTATTGATAAGTTAAACTGGCGGACGGGAATAGATTTTGATGCTTTAATTACCGCATCGGATGTAGCTCAAAACAGGCCTTATCCTGATATGATACAACTTGCCATGAAACAGTTTAATATACTTAACGGCAACCGGGTTATTAAAGTAGGCGATTCTGCCATCGATATTGAAGAAGGAAAAAATGCAGGTTGTTACTATAGCATTGGTATTACAACCGGAGCACAAACTGTTGAGCAGTTACAAGCCGCCAAGCCGGATGCCATTATAGACGACCTGATGGAAATACTATCGCTCATCAATCGAAGCAAATAG
- a CDS encoding DUF5690 family protein: MNRDLQINTDSKIIQRLRIEVAKLPYGVISVLAAIAAFGTYTAMYAFRKAFASATFPGQQYLHVDYKVWLVIAQVLGYTLSKFYGIRFISELKDDRRAPSIFLLIGASWLALLLFALIPAPYNIICLFLNGFPLGMIWGIVFSYLEGRKSTEFMAAVLSISLIFASGLIKTIGRTLISSWAINAYWMPFLTGALFVIPLVLFVGCLELMPPPTAEDISLRTKRAPMNAAERLDFLSRFWPGILLTIVIYVLLTVMRDVRDNFEVEIWSALGIHDNTIFTKIDTIISVIVLVLMSLLVLVKRNLQAFSLIHIMIILGCVLICGATLLFNMQMISPMVWMTLAGLGLYLGYVPYNAVFFERMIATFHCKGNVGFLIYIADSMGYLASISLLLVKELGRPSVSWAAFFRDGVLLVGIIGGLSAIFSLLYFRNRATKPVTLKTEQYE, from the coding sequence ATGAATAGGGATCTTCAAATAAACACAGACAGTAAAATTATACAGCGTTTGCGGATTGAGGTAGCTAAATTACCTTACGGAGTAATATCGGTGTTGGCTGCTATAGCTGCCTTTGGAACTTATACAGCAATGTATGCTTTTCGTAAGGCATTCGCTTCAGCTACATTTCCCGGTCAACAATATTTGCATGTAGATTACAAAGTATGGTTAGTTATAGCCCAGGTTTTGGGTTATACGTTAAGTAAGTTTTATGGTATTCGCTTCATTTCAGAACTTAAGGATGACCGCCGCGCGCCAAGTATTTTTTTACTGATCGGCGCAAGCTGGCTTGCCTTGTTGCTATTTGCGCTTATACCTGCGCCCTATAATATTATTTGCCTGTTTTTAAACGGTTTCCCTCTCGGCATGATATGGGGGATCGTTTTTAGTTATCTTGAGGGCCGCAAATCCACCGAGTTTATGGCAGCGGTGCTATCAATCAGTTTAATTTTTGCGTCTGGCTTAATCAAAACCATTGGGCGTACATTAATTAGCAGCTGGGCAATTAACGCCTATTGGATGCCATTTTTAACGGGCGCTTTATTCGTAATCCCTTTAGTACTATTTGTTGGCTGCCTTGAGCTGATGCCTCCGCCTACTGCCGAAGACATTAGTTTGCGTACCAAAAGAGCACCCATGAATGCAGCTGAACGTTTAGATTTTTTATCCCGCTTTTGGCCCGGTATATTACTAACCATCGTAATTTATGTATTACTTACCGTGATGCGAGATGTACGCGATAATTTTGAGGTAGAAATCTGGTCGGCCTTAGGGATACACGATAACACCATCTTTACTAAAATTGATACCATTATTTCTGTTATTGTATTGGTGTTAATGAGCTTACTGGTGCTTGTTAAACGTAACCTGCAAGCTTTCAGCCTCATTCATATCATGATCATTTTAGGGTGCGTGTTGATATGCGGTGCAACACTATTATTTAATATGCAGATGATAAGCCCCATGGTATGGATGACTCTGGCCGGCCTTGGGCTTTACTTGGGCTATGTGCCATACAATGCCGTATTTTTTGAACGGATGATTGCTACTTTTCATTGCAAAGGTAATGTTGGCTTCTTAATTTACATTGCCGACTCCATGGGTTACCTGGCCTCAATCAGTTTATTGTTGGTTAAAGAACTTGGGCGGCCATCAGTTAGCTGGGCCGCTTTTTTTAGAGATGGTGTTCTTTTGGTAGGTATTATAGGCGGCCTGTCCGCTATTTTTTCATTATTATATTTTAGAAACCGGGCAACTAAGCCCGTCACATTAAAAACAGAACAGTATGAGTAA
- a CDS encoding TIGR03364 family FAD-dependent oxidoreductase — MSKSAIIIGAGIVGLATARALAVRGYQVSIFERNEQAVGASIRNFGMIWPIGQATGPMYDRAMLSRSIWKELCTEAGIWHDEVGSLHLAYHDDELQVMKEYVESNQQYRPCQLLNPSAAEQKSPAIQLDGLKGALWSPEEMIIESRVAVAQVAAYLAERYHVKFYWNTAISLIEYPKVFSGTQAWDADEIYVCSGQDFETLYPELFGASAITKCKLQMMRLETQPDGWRIGPALCGGLSMIHYPGFQVAASLPALRNRYEVQYAEYLKWGIHVMVSQNGGGELTIGDSHEYGLVHDPFDKEFINRFIKDYLHTFANLKNWNLHQSWHGVYPKMTNGETELIVDVEPGVTVINGLGGNGMTLSFGLCEQLIASRVG, encoded by the coding sequence ATGAGTAAGTCGGCCATTATTATTGGCGCCGGTATAGTAGGGTTAGCTACTGCCAGGGCGTTGGCGGTACGAGGATACCAGGTAAGCATTTTTGAACGGAACGAACAAGCTGTTGGGGCATCTATACGCAACTTCGGGATGATCTGGCCCATTGGCCAGGCCACCGGGCCCATGTACGATAGAGCGATGCTATCGCGAAGCATTTGGAAGGAGCTATGTACCGAGGCCGGGATATGGCACGATGAAGTGGGCTCGCTGCATTTAGCTTATCATGACGATGAACTACAGGTGATGAAGGAATATGTAGAGAGTAATCAACAATATAGGCCATGCCAGTTACTGAATCCTTCGGCAGCCGAACAAAAATCGCCGGCAATACAGCTTGATGGTTTAAAAGGAGCTTTATGGAGCCCCGAAGAAATGATTATCGAATCGAGGGTGGCAGTTGCACAGGTTGCAGCTTACCTGGCCGAACGATATCATGTTAAGTTTTACTGGAATACCGCTATCAGTTTAATTGAATATCCTAAAGTATTTTCGGGTACGCAAGCCTGGGATGCCGACGAAATTTATGTTTGCAGCGGCCAGGATTTTGAGACGCTATATCCGGAGTTATTTGGGGCTTCGGCAATTACCAAGTGCAAACTGCAAATGATGCGGCTTGAAACGCAACCCGATGGCTGGCGTATAGGCCCTGCGCTTTGCGGGGGCTTATCCATGATCCACTATCCGGGCTTCCAGGTGGCGGCTTCATTACCTGCTTTGCGCAATCGTTATGAGGTACAGTATGCGGAGTATTTAAAATGGGGTATTCATGTCATGGTATCGCAAAACGGTGGCGGGGAGCTAACCATTGGCGATTCTCACGAGTATGGACTGGTGCACGACCCTTTTGACAAAGAGTTTATCAATCGTTTTATTAAAGATTATCTACACACTTTCGCTAATTTAAAAAACTGGAATTTACATCAGTCATGGCACGGTGTGTATCCTAAAATGACCAATGGCGAAACTGAATTAATAGTTGATGTTGAACCGGGTGTAACGGTAATTAACGGCCTTGGTGGTAACGGCATGACACTTTCATTTGGCCTTTGTGAACAATTGATAGCCAGCAGAGTTGGATAG
- a CDS encoding HD domain-containing protein, which yields MTFNPVAIVDSLFALYELHGNDDYIGEPVSQLEHMSQAAALAEAEGFEDEVILAAFFHDIGHLCAADGETLSMDGFGNVDHEKIGGDYLRKQGFSERMAALVESHVVAKRYLTYKFPEYYQQLSEASKATLQFQGGVMTAEEAREFELNPDAELIIKIRTWDDMAKETSIPVNNIDILKQKAISHLVKNQS from the coding sequence ATGACCTTTAACCCGGTAGCAATAGTCGACAGTTTATTTGCCTTATATGAATTACATGGCAATGATGATTACATAGGCGAACCTGTTTCGCAATTGGAACACATGTCTCAGGCCGCTGCTTTGGCAGAAGCCGAAGGTTTTGAAGATGAAGTGATCTTAGCTGCTTTTTTTCACGACATCGGTCACCTTTGTGCCGCAGACGGTGAAACGCTTAGCATGGACGGTTTCGGCAATGTTGATCATGAAAAGATAGGTGGCGATTACTTGCGTAAACAAGGTTTTTCGGAGCGGATGGCTGCTTTGGTAGAGAGCCATGTGGTTGCCAAGCGTTACCTCACCTATAAATTTCCAGAATATTATCAGCAACTGTCGGAAGCCAGTAAAGCTACCCTTCAGTTTCAGGGTGGCGTAATGACGGCGGAAGAAGCCCGCGAATTTGAGTTGAACCCCGATGCAGAGTTGATAATCAAAATCAGGACGTGGGATGATATGGCTAAAGAAACCTCAATTCCGGTTAATAATATCGATATCCTCAAACAAAAGGCAATCAGTCACTTAGTTAAAAATCAATCATAG
- a CDS encoding cupin domain-containing protein: MEEDILIQISNKIKERRREKNITVHDLAIKANVSKGLISQIENSRTIPSLIVLIDIIRSLDIDLNVFFKDIHSKSSSTPIIVRRKEQYEHFEKEDAHGFYYQRIFTQHIKHSTVDFVLLELNVDASRPFVETQAFEFKYFLSGEIAYHFNDKTITFSAGDSMLFDGRIPHTPKNIGTEKAMMLVIYFFEENKV; encoded by the coding sequence ATGGAAGAAGATATATTAATCCAGATCAGTAACAAAATTAAAGAGCGCAGGCGCGAAAAAAACATAACTGTACACGACCTTGCCATTAAGGCTAATGTAAGTAAAGGGTTGATCTCGCAAATAGAGAATAGCAGAACCATACCGTCGTTAATTGTTTTAATTGATATTATCAGATCATTAGATATCGATCTGAACGTATTTTTTAAGGATATTCATAGTAAATCATCAAGTACCCCAATCATCGTCAGGCGCAAAGAACAATATGAGCATTTTGAAAAAGAAGACGCACATGGCTTCTATTACCAGCGGATTTTTACCCAACATATTAAACATTCAACTGTTGATTTTGTACTACTGGAGTTGAATGTGGACGCCTCAAGGCCATTTGTTGAAACACAGGCTTTTGAATTTAAATATTTTTTATCAGGCGAAATAGCGTACCATTTTAACGACAAAACAATTACTTTCAGCGCTGGTGATTCCATGTTATTTGACGGGCGTATACCGCACACACCTAAAAATATCGGAACGGAAAAAGCGATGATGCTGGTTATTTATTTTTTTGAAGAGAACAAAGTTTAA